TCTCCGACGACCGGCCGCAGGTCTACAAGAAGGCGGCGGCGGAGGACGCCTGGAAGCGGTGCGTGGCGTTCTTCGACAAGTACCTTCAGGCGTAGCGCCGGTGGGCGTCTGAGGAGTGGCGCAGCCGCTTGACCTTGCCCGACTCTCCGGCCGTGAAGACGTGCAGCTTTCCGTCGGCCGCTGCGAGCCACACCG
The nucleotide sequence above comes from Candidatus Methylomirabilota bacterium. Encoded proteins:
- a CDS encoding pyridoxamine 5'-phosphate oxidase family protein, whose product is MTDLAAFDRHRYLSLATFRKSGIKVATPVWLAAADGKLHVFTAGESGKVKRLRHSSDAHRRYA